One window of Fibrobacter sp. UWEL genomic DNA carries:
- a CDS encoding SIMPL domain-containing protein (The SIMPL domain is named for its presence in mouse protein SIMPL (signalling molecule that associates with mouse pelle-like kinase). Bacterial member BP26, from Brucella, was shown to assemble into a channel-like structure, while YggE from E. coli has been associated with resistance to oxidative stress.) translates to MSNKTSLVAVAGLSAVCLGLLWNQQKSGTPETVSLNHQTLGIAKPVIEKTGRGSISVSGDDQRMFVADEYVTSFVITEKNKVKNKAFVQVGEDRDKVLALFKKLKIDEKSVEQASVNVNKEWTYVKNKRVDDGFLAVQSFEVRLPSKDASEALEQELTQFAFVDGVRSKGQLKNAESMEMETIKSACKKAKLKADEYAQSVGAKVGTAITVKGYSFADEYYSQSDSVRVNAIVQTDMRLVGKNDSKNSYITVNQHEQKMFLADKFIVSASVSIDGKSKEALYKQVAEKRSQIVELAKNLGVAESEIDVKSIYIRKKGKWELREAEQAKNPVMATQAVTVNFTSKAAAVAFYSALAEIENVMMNEATPALTNEDSLRVQVTHMAAQKALARAKALAEGFGGKMGDVVNVADNAESGLDEMVLNEFDSYNDAAVLRKSPPRGKMALSGLLGGGSAAMNIADSVEISSFISVVTELEY, encoded by the coding sequence ATGTCTAACAAAACATCTTTAGTCGCAGTCGCTGGTTTGTCCGCAGTATGTTTGGGCTTGCTGTGGAACCAGCAAAAAAGCGGAACCCCGGAAACGGTTTCATTGAATCACCAGACCCTGGGAATTGCAAAGCCAGTAATTGAAAAGACTGGCCGAGGATCCATCTCCGTATCGGGTGATGACCAGCGTATGTTTGTTGCAGACGAGTACGTAACCAGTTTCGTCATTACCGAAAAGAACAAGGTCAAGAACAAGGCTTTTGTTCAAGTTGGTGAAGATCGGGATAAGGTTCTCGCCCTGTTCAAGAAGTTGAAAATCGACGAGAAAAGTGTGGAACAGGCTAGCGTCAATGTGAACAAGGAATGGACCTATGTAAAAAACAAACGTGTAGACGATGGCTTCCTGGCTGTGCAGAGTTTTGAAGTCCGTTTGCCCAGCAAGGATGCGTCCGAAGCGTTGGAACAGGAACTGACCCAATTCGCATTTGTGGATGGCGTTCGCTCCAAGGGACAACTGAAAAACGCAGAGTCCATGGAAATGGAAACGATTAAGAGCGCCTGCAAAAAAGCTAAGCTGAAAGCGGATGAATACGCCCAGAGTGTGGGCGCTAAGGTTGGTACCGCAATTACGGTGAAGGGTTATTCCTTTGCGGATGAATACTACAGCCAGTCTGATTCTGTTAGAGTGAATGCAATCGTTCAAACGGATATGCGCCTGGTTGGAAAGAACGATTCCAAGAATTCCTATATCACGGTCAATCAGCATGAACAGAAAATGTTCCTTGCGGATAAGTTTATTGTGTCTGCTAGTGTTTCCATTGACGGAAAAAGCAAAGAGGCTCTCTACAAGCAGGTGGCGGAAAAACGCAGCCAGATTGTAGAACTTGCGAAAAACTTGGGGGTTGCGGAATCTGAAATCGATGTAAAATCCATATACATTCGCAAGAAGGGCAAATGGGAGCTGCGTGAAGCTGAACAGGCGAAAAATCCTGTGATGGCGACTCAGGCGGTAACTGTGAACTTCACCTCCAAGGCTGCGGCGGTTGCGTTCTACTCCGCTCTTGCTGAAATCGAGAACGTCATGATGAATGAGGCGACCCCTGCTTTGACCAATGAGGATTCCTTGCGAGTCCAGGTGACTCACATGGCTGCACAGAAGGCCCTCGCCCGCGCGAAAGCCTTGGCAGAAGGCTTCGGCGGCAAGATGGGGGACGTGGTGAACGTTGCCGATAATGCGGAAAGTGGCCTGGATGAAATGGTGCTAAACGAATTTGATAGTTATAATGATGCAGCCGTGCTGCGCAAGTCTCCTCCTAGAGGGAAAATGGCTCTTAGTGGGCTCCTGGGTGGTGGATCCGCCGCAATGAACATCGCCGATTCCGTGGAAATTTCCTCCTTTATCAGCGTAGTGACTGAACTGGAGTACTAA
- a CDS encoding sodium:solute symporter translates to MFTAVDWLVLVGYLLVSLFIGLWVSRGNKNLKEYMLGGGSMPWIAVGISLIATSVSATTFLGAPADVYGDNMTFLMFQIGAFISIFVVGKVFIPRFQNSGISSAYELFEVRFSRPVRRLAAVFYCMHLLLRTGILLYAPSLVLAQILHIDLKVAIIVSAAVAIFYTWFGGIKAVIWTDVMQFIVFFGGGALVLLIISNSVGGFGEMARMAGEAGKTKWFDGSLDISNARTLISAGFAYAILEIAIRGCDQQFVQRYLSCKDVKAANRSSVLSMVLGVVVSILFYWVGAALYVYYQSAHAAVLPDGLGQNDVFPYFIVNGLPQGVTGLIVAAICAAAMSSLSGAINSLSNTSERDFFGWKENEGLGGLKRAKLWTVLWGVLGVFGALFAATQQGSLLKNAVFFTGLFTGPLLGMFLLAFFADKVFGFAEKRLRGWCVIVAVLCGMGSLILVQGIPAFHVPAVLGGIFSWPWMPLISMTTTIAVALVVNAVANLATSKK, encoded by the coding sequence ATGTTTACTGCTGTTGATTGGCTAGTCCTGGTGGGCTACCTTCTGGTTTCCCTCTTTATTGGACTGTGGGTCTCCCGCGGAAACAAGAACCTGAAAGAATACATGCTGGGCGGCGGCTCCATGCCTTGGATTGCCGTGGGCATTAGCCTCATTGCAACCTCCGTCAGTGCGACCACTTTCCTGGGTGCGCCTGCGGATGTGTATGGCGACAACATGACATTCCTCATGTTCCAGATTGGCGCCTTCATCAGTATTTTTGTGGTGGGCAAAGTCTTTATTCCCCGCTTCCAGAATTCCGGAATCTCCAGCGCATACGAACTGTTTGAGGTTCGCTTTAGCAGACCTGTACGTCGTTTGGCCGCTGTCTTCTACTGTATGCACTTGTTGCTTCGTACGGGCATTTTGCTGTACGCTCCTTCGCTTGTGTTGGCGCAGATCCTGCATATCGACCTGAAGGTGGCTATCATCGTGTCTGCGGCCGTTGCCATTTTCTACACCTGGTTTGGCGGCATCAAGGCGGTAATCTGGACCGACGTGATGCAGTTCATTGTCTTCTTTGGCGGTGGCGCCTTGGTGCTCCTGATCATTTCCAATTCCGTAGGTGGCTTTGGCGAGATGGCCCGTATGGCTGGGGAAGCCGGTAAGACGAAATGGTTTGACGGAAGCCTTGATATTTCCAACGCCCGCACGCTGATCTCTGCTGGCTTTGCTTACGCCATTCTGGAAATCGCCATCCGCGGTTGCGACCAGCAGTTTGTCCAGCGCTACCTCAGCTGTAAGGACGTGAAGGCGGCCAACCGTTCCAGCGTTCTCTCCATGGTGCTTGGCGTTGTGGTTTCCATCTTGTTCTACTGGGTGGGCGCGGCCCTTTACGTTTACTACCAGAGCGCTCACGCTGCAGTGCTTCCCGATGGCCTCGGACAGAACGATGTGTTTCCTTACTTTATTGTAAACGGGCTTCCTCAAGGCGTGACGGGCTTGATCGTTGCTGCTATCTGTGCTGCCGCCATGAGTTCCCTTTCCGGCGCCATCAATTCTCTCAGCAATACTTCCGAAAGAGACTTCTTTGGCTGGAAGGAAAATGAAGGCCTGGGCGGTCTCAAACGTGCAAAATTGTGGACGGTTTTGTGGGGTGTCCTTGGGGTGTTCGGTGCACTCTTTGCTGCCACCCAGCAGGGAAGCCTCCTGAAGAACGCTGTGTTCTTTACTGGTCTCTTTACAGGTCCTCTTCTTGGCATGTTCCTGCTGGCTTTCTTTGCTGATAAAGTATTTGGATTTGCGGAAAAGAGACTTCGTGGCTGGTGCGTCATCGTGGCTGTACTCTGCGGTATGGGTAGCCTCATCCTGGTTCAGGGAATTCCCGCCTTCCATGTGCCCGCGGTGCTTGGTGGAATCTTTAGCTGGCCCTGGATGCCTCTCATCAGCATGACCACCACCATCGCGGTTGCGCTAGTCGTCAATGCGGTGGCAAATCTGGCCACTTCCAAAAAGTAA